The Lycium ferocissimum isolate CSIRO_LF1 unplaced genomic scaffold, AGI_CSIRO_Lferr_CH_V1 ctg21102, whole genome shotgun sequence sequence TTAGATTTAGGTTTCTCATAAGGGTGAATCATGTGATGAGATTGTGACAATTGTTAGGGTGGTGATTAAAATAGTTCTTTCACTTAGTTATTCTTAATACTAGATTTAGGATTGATCACCCTTAAATCTAGATCTTTAGGATTGAAGAGATAACCAACTGTATACTCTCAATACCCTGAAATAAACTAAAGTGATCTAACCACTAGACACATGCGAAAGGTGGTCTAGATCATTAGAGAACAATATTCAACCAAATCGATAATGCTTGCTAGAATTACATCGATCGATATAACCATTGTTGTAGCGATCGATTGTTTGAAAGGTGTATCGATCGATTAGATGAAAGTCGTATCGATCGACTCTTTTCCAAGATCAACAAACGACAGTTGAGATCCGGGATCTAGTCAAAGGAGACCCTACTGGTCGTACCAATTGATTGAGTTCATGGACTAAAGCCCTATTGTCACTTTCAAACTGCATAAATTCATACCTGAGAAATACCTGAATCTAGCTATTTTCCTCATTTAGAAACAACCTTCACTTCAGTTACTGAACAATTCCCTTGTTCACATTAATATTTACTGCTTTAAAACATATAAAACCttaagtctatctttatttctaattaattAAGCCTTGAAGTAATCCTAGAGTCCTTGTGGATTCGATCCCTAAGTACTACATCTGAACCTCTTATTTGAGAGAGTAATTCACTTTTTAGGGTAATTTGAGTGATATCAaatttggcgccgttgccggggactcTTTCTTATTACTTTTAGGTTAAATAGACTTTGTTACTTTAGCTAATTTTTCTATTCTTTGTTTTACAACACAAAAGATGGAGAATACAGATGTCGGCCAAGCATCGATCGACACGGAACATTGTCAATCGAGCGACGCAGATACTGAAGAATCGATCGTTTCATCCGGAACGTTATCGATCGATACCACCCAGCCGGAAGCAGGTAAGTACCCTCTTACCGATGCTAATAATGAGAAAGTAGTCCAAACTGAACCAATAGGTCAATCAAGCAACACTTCTAGCCAAACTAATGAAAAACAGGGGACTGAAATCCCTGTTAagtcaaactctaccttaaacATAGGTAAAGAAATTAAATTGCCCTTGCAAGACTACTTAAACCCCGATAGGACCTATTCCAATAGGTCCGCTATCAGAATACCTGACGACGTCATCTCGAAAACCAAGTTTAATGTTGACTATTATAATATGGTGCGTCGAAACCCTTTTAAAGGATCTTCTCTAGAACATCCACAAGACCACATCGAGGGTCTAGAGGAATTAATTCCAGACGAGTATATTCGTTGCAGACTTTTCCCATTTTCACTAGAAGGGGGAGCCTTAAGATGGCTAAACTGTCTACCAAAAGGATCCCTGACTAGTTGGAAAGAGATTAGAAATGCTTTCCTTAAGCAATTCTTCGACGATACTCGTTATTGGGAAGTAAGGAGGCGAATCTCTACCTTCCGTCAAAATCCTCAGGAATCATTCAAAAACGCATGGGGAAGATTCAAGAGTTACGAACTCGAATGCCCCCACCATGGTTATCCAGAACCACAATTTCTTAAGATCTTTTACAAAGGTGTTATTCTGAGCTATAAGACAACGCTTGATACAGCAAGCGAAGGGAATTTCGTTACTAGAAATCCTATGGAAGCAAGACGCTTAATCGAAAACATGGCAACATGAAGATCTTATGAAGAGatgaatgaagaaaaagaaaaagctataaACCTCAATAGAAAATACTGAGTTAGCTGAGATAAAAAATTCTATAAATTCGCTTCACTCCCTTCTGACAGATCGAAACCCACCTAACCTGTGCAGCACTACAATAAAACTCCTCCTATATCAGATGATGAGCTCGATTTTATAGAAGAATTAGATGATACTGATCCTCATTCTGTATTTAACGTCGACAGCTTTACACGAGACTATGAAATCTGTATGCAGTCTCGTACTGGAGAGAAAAGTACAATCTAAAACAAGCTCTTACAGGAAACCGTAAAATGAAATCCGAATTCAACGGGAAAAAAATAGTGTTTACGGAGAGCTAAATCAGAAAATGGATTCTCTAATTGAACATCTACGGGGAATGGAAGACAAATTGCTAACCTTGCAACTACTCTAAAAAGAGAGACAAGTCTTCTTTGGAGAAGAACCGATGCTAACCCTGGGGCAAAACGCCAGGCATATGCCGTAATGTTACGAAGCGGAAAACGCCTTGAAACGAATGCCAGAGAAGATGCCAGCAATAAAAAATTCATCGATAACGCGGGAAAAAGCAATTCCAACCCCATAGAACTTCTTGACAATGATTCTGACTCAGGAACATCAGAACAAAGGAAAAACTCTTCAAATAAAAAGAATCAGGGGAAGACTATAGACTTAGACAAAGAGAATCCCGATGCCGAGATCGAAGTCGACCATCTGGACGAACCAAATGTCGATCGATCCTCTGGGAAGGAAAACGATCGACCGTCTGGCGGCACCAGCGATAGCAATACACAATCTACCGGGACTGAAAGAGTCTATAGAACTCCTCCCCCATTTCCTCCAAACAAACCACAAACTAAGAAGGCATTGGAACATGCAATCTGCAAAAAGGCCTTCGATAGAAATCACTCTCGATGACGCCATTAAGATAGCCCCTCAGTGAAAAAGTACGTAAAAGATATGATATCCTCGAGTGGAGAACAAAGCGTTATGCTGGTGTCAGAGGAAGTAAGTGCGATGATACAAGGAGAAACTTCAATCAAAAGGTCTGACCCTGGTAGTTTTGTCCTAGATTGCAAGATACAAAACGCACGTTTTCCTCGATCTCTTTGTGATCTTGGTTCTAGTGTAAACCTCATGCCATACTCTGTAGCAGTTTCACTAGGTTATAATGAATTTGTTCCAACGCCTATCACGTTAGTTCTAGCTGATCGTTCTATTAGGTACCTGAGGGAATCCTCGTAGATGTACCAGTCAAAATTGATGATTGCTTCATACCAGCAGATTTTGTTGTACTAAAGTATAAACAATGCCGAAAGATCCCCTTATATTGGGTCGGCCCTTTTTGGCTACAGCCGGAGCAATCATAGATGTTAAAGGAGGAAAGATTAACTTAAATGTCGGAGATATATCAATGAACTTCGACATGGAAAAGCTAGTAAAAACGTCCTCGATAGACGATCACGCCTTTTACACAGAAGAAGTCTCTGAGCTAGAAAAGAATACCTTATGGATATATGTGCTGACCAATTCATCAGAAAACACATTCACTCCGATGAACAAGAAATTCTGAACATAGATAGCAGAACATAAGATTATGCGAACCTTATGGACGCAAGTATCGGAGAtgcaaatgaagaaaatgatgatTCTGAAATCATTACGGATCAATACCTTAGGAAACTATTGATCGATCATTTTCTTCATCGACCAAATGGACTAAAGAAAAAGCACCCAAGGTTGAACTGAAACCACTTCCAGCTGGCCTGAAATATGCATTCCTTTGCGATAAATCATACCCTGTCATTGTTAACGCTAATCTCACGAATGGAGAGCTTGCACTTCTTTTAAACAAGCTGCGTAAGTATCGGAGAGCGATCGGGTATTCTCTCGATGATATTCCCGGAATAGCTCCTGACCTTTGCATGCACCGCATCCACCTCGAAGAAGATGCAAAAACATCTATAGAACAGCAAAGGAGACTCAACCCAAACCTAAAAGAGGTAGTGAAAAAGGAGATAATTAAACTTCTGGATGCTGGAGTTATATATCCTATCTCAGATAGTAAATGGGTAAGCCCTGTGCATGTTGTGCCAAAGAAAGGTGGGATCACAGTGGTTAAAAACGATAAAGATGAACTTATCCCCACACGCACTGTCACTGGACatcgaatgtgtattgattacaggaaACTGAATGCTGCTACTAGGAAAGACCATTTTCCCTTACCTTTCATCGATCAAATGCTCGAAAGACTGGCCAACCATAAATATTATTGTTTTCTTGACGGATATTCGGGATTTTTCCAAATACCGATACATCCCGAAGATCAAGAAAAGACAACTTTTACTTGTCCTTACGGAACATTTGCATATCGCAGAATGCCATTTGGACTATGTAACGCACCAGCCACTTTCCAACGTTGCATGATGTCAATATTCACAGATATGATCGAAGATTTCATGGAAGTCTTTATGGACGATTTTTCGGTTTACGGATCAAGTTTTAAGGATTGCCTAGACAACTTGTGCAAGGTATTGGAAAGATGCGAAGAAAAGAATCTTGTCCTAAATTGGGAAAAATGCCATTTCATGGTAAATGATGGTATAGTCCTCGGACATAAAGTTTCCGCAGCTGGAATAGAAGTAGACAGAGCCAAAATTGAAGTAATGACTGGTCTACCAGCACCCACAAACGTTAGAGACATACGAAGTTTCCTTGGACATGCCGGATTTTACAGACGATTCATACAAGATTTCAGTAAAATTGCTAGACCTCGAATAATCTTTTGTGCAAAGAAGTTAAATTCGATTTTACGCCAGAATGTAAGGAAGCTTTTGAAGCGCTGAAGAAGTCTCTTATAACTGCCCCAGTCGTACAACCACCGGATTGGAATCTCCCTTTCGAGATTATGTGCGATGCGAGTGATTTCGCAGTTGGAGCAGTTCTAGGACAACGAAAAGATAAGAAGCTGCACGCATATACTATGCGAGTCGCACACTCGACGAAGCGCAACGGAATTACTCTACCACAGAAAAAGAGTTACTAGCAGTGGTTTATGCTTTCGAAAAATTCCGCCAATACTTAGTTGGAGCACATGTTATAGTCCACACTGATCATGCTGCCATCAAATATTTAATGCAGAAGAAAGATGCTAAACCAAGACTAATAAGATGGATCTTGTTACTCCAAGAGTTCGATATCGAGATCAAAGATAAAAGAGGAGTAGACAACGGTGTCGCTGATCATCTTTCCAGGATTCGAATTGAGGATAAAGTTCCTATAGACGATTTCTTTCCTACAGAGAATATCGCTCTTTTGGACACGTCATTCATAGGTCACATATCGCTCATATCTGACGGATTGCTGGACGAATCAAATGGCAAATTGACAACCGACACTACTGATGCAGAGATCAATCATATCCATCAGCGACAGAACATCAACAAGAACTTATTGACATACCAGTTAAGGTTGCTTGTAATGCTTTGAATCATAATATATCTGATGTCTCTCTACAAGAAGCAAATGCGATTGGACAGAACATCAAAGATCGACCTTGGTATGCCGATATAGTCAACTATTTAGCCGCTGATTTTGAACCAGAAAATTTAAAAGgttatgaaagaaagaaattcttTCGTGAAGTTCAGAGATACCATTGGGATGAGCCCTATCTCTACAAGCACTGTTCTGACGGCATATATAGAAGATGCGTCTCTGAAGCTGAAATTCCGAACATTATTTACCAATGTCATAGCTCTGATTACGCAGGACATTTCGCCACTTTTAAAACagtttccaaaattctccaagCAGGATTTTGGTGGCCAACAACATTTCGCGATGTTCATGCTCATATAGCACAATGCGACAGATGTCAGCGGAGAGGAAAAATAAGCAAGAGACATGAGATGGAACAAAAATTTATCTTGGAAGTAGAAGTTTTCGACTGTTGGGGAATAGATTTTATGGGTCCTTTCCCATCTTCTTATGGCAACAAATATATCCTGGTCGCTGTAGACTACGTCTCAAAATGGGTTGAGGCAGTTGCTTCTCCAACAAATGATGCATCTGTAGTTGTCAAACTTTTCAAGAGCATTATCTTCCCAAGATTTGGAGTTCCAGAATAGTCATTAGTGACGGTGGATCACATTTCATAAACAAAGTTTTCGACAGATTGCTTGAGAAGAATGGTGTCCACCATCGAGTAGCTACACCTTATCACCCACAAACCAGTGGACAAGTGGAAGTTTCGAACCGACAAATCAAGGAAATCTTGGAGAAGACTGTCCGAATAGATAGGAAAGATTGGTCTCGCAAATTAGACAATGCCTTATGGGCATATCGGACCGCCTATAAAACACCACTGGGTACGACACCCTTTCACTTGCTGTACGGAAAATCATGCCATTTACCAGTTGAACTGGAGCACAAGGCAGCCTGGGCAaccaaattattaaattttgatATTAAGCCAGCTGCCGAGAGACGACTAATTCAGCTCAACGAGCTCGATGAAATACGACATTTGGCATATGAAAATTCGAAGTTATATAAGGAACGAACAAAAGCTTATCACGATAAGAAGATCATATCTAGACACTTTGAACCGAATGATCAAGTTCTCTTATATAACTCCAGATTAAACCTTTTCCCTGGAAAACTAAAATCTCGTTGGTCAGGACCTTTTACAATTAAGGAAGTAAAACCTTCCGGAGCACTAACGATCGTTAGTGAAGAAGGCGACGAGTTCACAGTAAACGGGCAGCGAGTAAAACATTATTGGGCCAAACCACCAGATATAAAGCCCCTTCCGCTGCTACCACCCGGTGATAACTAAAAACAGTTATCCTAAGTCGAGCTAAAGACTTTAAACTAAGCGCTGAATGGGAGGCAacccatttttctttttatctcttattttatttttcatttaatattttcatccttattttaacttttattttttttacttttgcttttaatttttattttaatttttcttttttatttttatttatttttacttaatTCTTTTAGttagaaattttaattattagttAGTGACATTTAAATTATTTCAAGCATTTACTTTCACATTTGCATAAAAATCGATCGATATCAACAATGTTGTATCGATCGACACGGGGATGTCGAGGCAACTTCTCATTTAACTCGACATCCGCCTCTTCTTCCCTTATTTCGCAAACCCTAGCCGAATTCTAAAACTCTCCTTTTCTCTCTCGTTTCTTGACGATTTCATTGAATCTTTGCCCAAAACCACTCGATTTCAAGTTCTCCATCTGTTTCCATTAGCATTTCTCTCATTCTCCAAGGTATTGATCCGAAATTCTCTTTGGATTGAAACCCTAGGGTTTGGGTTTTGAATTGGGGAAAATCGGGTTGATTTGGTGCAATTCTAGGTTGTTTTAGATGTTTAATCGATTATCTAAGTGCTAGGATAGTTTGTTTGCTCCAATCCTCTCTTTCGATTCGTTTTTCGTATGAACTGTTGAATTGCAGGTTTCGCGAGTCGCCATCGATCGACACAGACTTTGTCCGTCGATCGATTTCCGATTTTCTGATGAACACTGATTTGATCTATCGATCGACACACACGAGTGTGCATCGGTCGATATTACTCTCTTTCGCGAACCAATGCTAACTTACtcgttttacttttcttttcagaTGAGCACAGATTCGGACACTGAGAGAGAGAGGAGGACGAAGAGGAGGAGTGATCCCGCTGGCCCTTCAAACCGCCGGCAACCACGAGTCCCGAGGGACGACGAGAGGCCTCCATGGCCACATGAGGATAAGACCCCCATCGCTTACAGGGAGGGTCGCGACTTCTCGGATCCGAGGGAAGGTCATCTCCAGCAGCGAGTGTCTCGATAGAGAGCTCACAGAGCAGTGGGACGACTACGACAGCTTGCACTACAACACCTGGATCGATGTCGACATCGAGCCTACACGCTTCATTGACCCGGAGGTCACACACAAGATGCGGATCCAGGATGATCTGTACGCGATGATTGCTCAGCTCGGGTTGGGCACCATAGCCACACACGCCTACGACCTCCACGTTCCGTTGGTGCGCCAGTTCATGGCCTCTGTCCGTCTCACCTACCGCCCCGACGGTCCTAAGATAGCGGGCGACGGCGTTCTCTCTTTCTTTGCTCGAGGGAAGAGATACTCGATCACCATCCCCCAGCTCTGCAGCATTTACGGTTTTGAGGAGGATGCGACATCTTGCAGGTTCTCACCTCTCCCTGGTGCGAGCGACTTCTGGAAGATCATAGGCACAGGCAGCTGGAGCGGCTCAGCGACTCAGTCCGACGTTCGTCACCCGACGCTCCGCTACTTCCTACGGGCTATTGCCAACACTCTGTTGTGCAAGATGGAGCCCAACAAGGTGCGCCTACATGATCTCTCACTGCTCTTCCCAGCGGTGAACGGACTGGTCGATCTCTCTCACCTCGACACTGCGGGACTGGTAGTCCCCAACCTTGGAGCTCTCTTCGCCGAGCATCTGATCTCACTGAAGAAGAAACCCTTCACGGGTTCGGGCAGGAAGAAGGAGAGTGTGGGTAGTCTTCTCACACCGATCTTTGAGTTCTGTGGTGTCTGTCTGGACAGGAGTACCGCGGACCGCCGCCATCTCTTCATGGACGAGCAGCACCTGATGAACTGCGTCTGGCTCAAGGAGAGCCTTCTCTGGTTTTCAGGATTGACCGCCGCTTACCGTATGTTTCAGCTCCCGCACCATCACTCACTGATTTCGACCAGCAGGTCGAGAGGATCCGGTTCAGGCCCGACGACGAGTTCCTACTGGAGCTCACCACCGAGTCTCGCCAGGAACCGATGGAGCGTGGTGTTGGAGGATCGCAGGCAGCACCCGCAGCTCCCCTTCCTGACTTCCCGGACATACCAGACGTCCCGATGCCTGAGGCAGACTTTCAGAGGACGGTCGTGAGTGCTCTTCGAGCCATCGGGCTAGAGTCACGCGACCACCATGTGCGAGCAGGAGGAGTGTCAGAGCATCAGACCCAGGACCATCTCACCAGTACCAGCAGGAGGAGGACGAGGAGGCCACCGACTAGCCttcttatctcttctctttaTCTTTcagactttttatttttatgtttatgtttcGGATTTGCAGGATTTATGTTTTAAACTTATCTATGTTTTATGCTTTTGCACTATTTCGTATGTTTAATTTTCTTTGTGTTTGGACTGACAACAGAGCTAACTTGAGAGTCAAGCTAGATGAGTGAGTGAGTCCCGTGCTAACACATTATCACACATTCTGTCTGATACTGTCGATCGATACCGTCTATGGTACATCGATCGACAGGAAAGACAGAAAGGTACGACACTTTGCTTCATTATCTCCACTTCtaacttttcatatttatatcttTCCCTCTTATTATTACACCGAGACGGTGTAATTTAAGTCTGGGGGGAGAGTGTTATCTAacatttatcattttatttttcatctatttttcaaaaattaaaattgtttttcgagtcaaaaaaaaaataaatttatataatgATTTTCTAAACCACTCTTTGGCATTACTCTAGACTTATTTACCACAGATTGCACTAGAGATACCAAAGTGGATCAACCTGTCAGTTAGCCACGCTTGCCCAGATTGTTTGAAGGAACCAAAGCTGACCTCCAACCTAATACTGACTTGATTTGCTTGTCTTGGGGCTTGGTATACACTGGATCGGAATCCTCCTACAAGTCTGGAAGGTAAAAAGTCTGTGTGTTTCTGGTTCCCTTCCTTCTCTCTCTTCGGCATCTCAAAGATCTAAGTTT is a genomic window containing:
- the LOC132043106 gene encoding uncharacterized protein LOC132043106 gives rise to the protein MPKDPLILGRPFLATAGAIIDVKGGKINLNVGDISMNFDMEKLVKTSSIDDHAFYTEEVSELEKNTLWIYETIDRSFSSSTKWTKEKAPKVELKPLPAGLKYAFLCDKSYPVIVNANLTNGELALLLNKLRKYRRAIGYSLDDIPGIAPDLCMHRIHLEEDAKTSIEQQRRLNPNLKEVVKKEIIKLLDAGVIYPISDSKWVSPVHVVPKKGGITVVKNDKDELIPTRTVTGHRMCIDYRKLNAATRKDHFPLPFIDQMLERLANHKYYCFLDGYSGFFQIPIHPEDQEKTTFTCPYGTFAYRRMPFGLCNAPATFQRCMMSIFTDMIEDFMEVFMDDFSVYGSSFKDCLDNLCKVLERCEEKNLVLNWEKCHFMVNDGIVLGHKVSAAGIEVDRAKIEVMTGLPAPTNVRDIRSFLGHAGFYRRFIQDFSKIARPRIIFCAKKLNSILRQNKKDAKPRLIRWILLLQEFDIEIKDKRGVDNGVADHLSRIRIEDKVPIDDFFPTENIALLDTDQSYPSATEHQQELIDIPVKVACNALNHNISDVSLQEANAIGQNIKDRPWYADIVNYLAADFEPENLKGYERKKFFREVQRYHWDEPYLYKHCSDGIYRRCVSEAEIPNIIYQCHSSDYAGHFATFKTVSKILQAGFWWPTTFRDVHAHIAQCDRCQRRGKISKRHEMEQKFILEVEVFDCWGIDFMGPFPSSYGNKYILVAVDYVSKWVEAVASPTNDASVVVKLFKSIIFPRFGVPE